One genomic region from Bacillus aquiflavi encodes:
- a CDS encoding ABC transporter permease yields the protein MFAYFIGQGNEIKVSIPVYSNIENIETNSLWKQLKASDTFDFYLTSKKEVNKIVSEGKAEAGVELKQDSYRIIITSKTENVNLVRQYIETVYADVFRHDQIVKAVSSQANIEITKLKDTLAEVNETPIFSLNRANFRGDQTVVIDGKLQAIYGFSLFFVIYTIAYNVLHILLEKNEGVWDRMILSPVRKWEMYTSNLLYSFVVGYIQVVLIFLVFRFGAGVDFYGGFGKTLILLIPYVFSIVAMSILITSIVKNTQQFNAVIPLVSVSMAMIGGAYWPLEIVSSDVMLTLSKFVPITYGMEALKGATVYGYSLSELMYPMSILFLMGVVMIGIGINFMEKRRI from the coding sequence ATATTTGCTTATTTTATTGGCCAAGGAAATGAAATAAAAGTATCAATTCCCGTCTATAGCAATATCGAAAATATTGAAACAAACTCTTTATGGAAGCAATTAAAAGCGTCAGATACTTTTGATTTTTATTTAACATCAAAAAAAGAGGTAAACAAGATTGTAAGTGAAGGAAAAGCTGAAGCTGGTGTCGAGCTTAAACAAGATTCCTATCGGATTATTATTACTTCAAAAACAGAAAATGTGAATTTAGTTCGCCAATATATCGAAACTGTTTATGCAGATGTTTTTCGTCATGATCAAATCGTTAAGGCGGTATCTAGTCAGGCAAATATTGAGATAACAAAATTAAAGGATACATTAGCAGAAGTAAATGAAACACCGATTTTTTCTTTAAATAGGGCAAACTTTCGTGGCGATCAAACAGTTGTCATTGATGGAAAACTCCAAGCTATTTATGGTTTTTCTCTATTCTTTGTCATTTATACGATAGCTTATAATGTCCTGCATATATTATTGGAGAAAAACGAAGGTGTATGGGATAGGATGATCCTCTCCCCTGTTCGAAAGTGGGAAATGTATACTAGTAATTTATTATACAGCTTTGTCGTCGGGTATATACAAGTCGTTCTTATTTTCTTAGTGTTTCGTTTTGGAGCTGGAGTTGACTTTTATGGCGGCTTCGGAAAAACGTTAATATTGTTAATACCTTATGTTTTTTCAATTGTTGCGATGTCAATTTTAATTACAAGTATTGTTAAAAACACGCAACAATTTAATGCGGTCATTCCCCTAGTTTCAGTGAGTATGGCAATGATTGGCGGTGCTTACTGGCCATTAGAAATTGTCTCATCTGATGTAATGCTTACACTTTCAAAATTTGTTCCGATCACATATGGAATGGAAGCTTTAAAAGGAGCAACAGTGTACGGTTACTCGCTGAGTGAGCTGATGTACCCAATGAGTATCCTTTTCTTAATGGGTGTCGTCATGATCGGAATAGGCATCAACTTTATGGAAAAAAGACGTATTTGA
- a CDS encoding sodium-dependent transporter: MNQTREQWTSKLGFILATAGSAIGLGAIWKFPYVAGSAGGGAFFFVFLLFTLLVGLPILLAEFIIGRGSQQNAISAYTTFAPGTKWSLIGRLGVVTSFILLSFYSVVGGWILIYLIKSLTGGLNNYTADEYGQLFNDLIANPFIAISGQLIFLLITIIIVAKGVQKGIEQASRIMMPALFVSFFILIIRSLTLEGVGEGLRFFLYPDFFALNSKTILYALGQSFFALSVGVSVMVTYSSYVSKTENLPKSSLTIVLMNILISLLAGLAIFPAVFSFNVEPEEGPGLLFVVLPAVFDQMPFGIFFLIIFLLLFLFATLTSAFSILEMIVAVFVKDEAEKRKKKTWQAGSLIFLLGIPSTLSFGLLSDVTVFGKTIFDLADYLVSNILLPIGALSISIFAFLKIPRQTLIDEISTGTNNGKRIFTIWFFLIRYIAPIAIIIVFLDVIGVFDMLHLFK; this comes from the coding sequence ATGAATCAAACTAGAGAACAATGGACATCAAAACTAGGATTTATTTTAGCAACAGCTGGATCAGCAATTGGCCTAGGAGCTATTTGGAAATTTCCTTATGTAGCTGGAAGTGCTGGGGGCGGAGCGTTTTTCTTCGTTTTTTTACTTTTTACACTGCTTGTTGGCTTACCTATATTGCTTGCGGAGTTCATTATTGGCAGAGGCTCTCAACAAAATGCCATTTCTGCTTATACAACGTTTGCACCGGGAACGAAATGGAGTTTAATCGGGCGCTTAGGAGTGGTCACAAGCTTTATTCTCTTATCATTTTACAGTGTAGTCGGAGGCTGGATCTTAATATACCTTATCAAGTCTCTTACTGGGGGATTAAATAATTATACTGCTGATGAGTATGGGCAATTATTTAACGATCTCATCGCAAATCCTTTTATTGCAATTTCGGGACAACTTATTTTTCTGCTAATAACAATCATCATTGTGGCAAAAGGAGTTCAAAAAGGGATTGAACAAGCGAGCCGGATTATGATGCCCGCTTTATTTGTCTCATTTTTTATTTTAATTATTCGTTCATTGACGCTCGAGGGCGTGGGTGAAGGACTCCGCTTCTTTTTATATCCCGATTTTTTTGCACTTAATTCAAAAACAATTTTATATGCTTTAGGTCAATCATTTTTTGCATTAAGTGTTGGTGTTTCCGTTATGGTTACATACAGTTCCTATGTATCAAAAACCGAAAACTTGCCGAAGTCCTCTTTAACGATTGTATTAATGAATATATTAATTTCATTATTAGCAGGATTAGCAATTTTCCCAGCTGTATTTTCTTTTAATGTTGAGCCTGAGGAAGGTCCTGGTCTATTGTTCGTTGTACTTCCTGCGGTCTTTGACCAAATGCCTTTCGGAATATTTTTCTTAATTATTTTCTTATTGCTATTTTTATTTGCGACTTTAACATCTGCTTTTTCAATACTAGAAATGATCGTCGCAGTTTTTGTTAAAGACGAAGCCGAAAAACGAAAAAAAAAAACTTGGCAAGCAGGTTCCCTTATTTTTCTTCTTGGCATCCCTTCTACTCTTTCATTTGGATTGTTAAGTGATGTGACGGTATTCGGAAAAACAATATTTGATTTAGCAGATTATTTAGTTTCTAACATTTTATTACCTATCGGAGCTCTATCTATTTCTATTTTTGCATTTCTAAAAATACCGAGACAAACGTTAATTGACGAAATAAGCACTGGAACGAATAACGGAAAACGAATATTTACAATTTGGTTTTTTCTCATTCGTTACATTGCCCCAATTGCAATCATTATTGTTTTCTTAGATGTGATTGGTGTTTTTGATATGCTTCATTTATTTAAATAA
- a CDS encoding ABC transporter ATP-binding protein, whose protein sequence is MLEVVELTKRFKQFHAVKGVNMFLEKGEIVGLLGPNGAGKSTTISMISSLVQPTTGDVRLNNKSIIKNPEQIRKVLGVVPQEIALYLDLTAQENLEFFGRIYRLSGAELKNKINEVLNQIGLTDRRKDLVKTFSGGMKRRLNIGVALLHDPELIIMDEPTVGIDPQSRNYILETVKQLNKDRDMTVLYTSHYMEEVEFLCDRIYIMDEGSIIASGTKDEIKNILSSENTILIKTERMNDKFISALKKEAVITRVTVQNEAITIIVPKEVNVFRTIIKHAEDTNTVLMSVDVKTPTLEDVFLHLTGRALRD, encoded by the coding sequence ATGTTAGAAGTCGTAGAGTTAACAAAACGGTTCAAACAATTTCATGCTGTAAAGGGAGTAAATATGTTTTTGGAGAAAGGAGAAATTGTTGGTTTATTAGGTCCAAACGGTGCAGGGAAATCGACAACAATTTCAATGATCTCATCTTTAGTTCAGCCTACAACTGGCGATGTTCGCTTGAATAATAAAAGCATCATAAAAAACCCTGAACAAATTCGCAAAGTGTTAGGAGTTGTCCCTCAAGAAATAGCACTTTATTTAGATTTAACTGCTCAAGAAAATCTAGAATTCTTTGGAAGAATTTATCGACTTTCTGGAGCAGAACTTAAAAATAAGATAAACGAAGTACTAAATCAAATCGGCTTAACCGATAGACGAAAAGATCTCGTGAAAACCTTTTCCGGGGGGATGAAACGGCGATTAAATATCGGCGTTGCTCTTTTACACGATCCAGAACTTATTATTATGGATGAACCTACCGTTGGTATTGATCCTCAATCCCGTAATTACATTCTTGAAACTGTGAAACAGCTAAATAAAGATAGAGATATGACTGTTCTATATACGAGTCATTATATGGAGGAAGTAGAGTTTTTATGCGATCGAATTTATATTATGGATGAAGGCTCTATTATCGCTTCTGGGACGAAAGATGAAATTAAAAATATATTATCATCAGAGAATACAATCTTAATTAAAACAGAAAGAATGAATGACAAGTTTATTAGTGCATTAAAAAAAGAAGCGGTGATTACTAGAGTAACCGTCCAAAACGAAGCGATTACTATTATTGTCCCGAAGGAAGTAAATGTGTTTCGAACAATTATTAAACATGCAGAAGATACCAACACAGTGCTAATGTCTGTTGACGTCAAAACACCAACTTTAGAAGATGTATTTTTACATTTAACCGGCCGGGCATTACGAGATTGA
- a CDS encoding response regulator transcription factor: MLKVLLVEDQAIVREGIKMMLEQDDNIQVISEAENGQTAIEQMEKFIVDLVVMGIRMPVMNGIEATRKMKQRWPNVKILILTTFNDDEYALQALKEGASAFLLKSAEPQKLIQAVYSCMRGGIAIHEEVAAKVLPRLLKKETRLDVTVPLSPRELSVTKLVGEGKTNKEIAAELYLSIGTVKNNITHILHKLELRDRTQLAIYAVKHHLS; the protein is encoded by the coding sequence ATGCTAAAAGTCTTATTAGTTGAAGATCAAGCAATTGTCCGTGAAGGCATAAAGATGATGCTTGAACAAGATGACAATATTCAAGTTATTTCTGAAGCAGAAAACGGACAAACAGCTATTGAACAGATGGAAAAATTTATTGTTGATCTTGTTGTAATGGGCATACGGATGCCCGTCATGAATGGCATTGAAGCAACAAGAAAGATGAAACAAAGATGGCCTAATGTCAAAATATTAATATTAACTACATTTAATGATGACGAATATGCGCTTCAAGCTCTTAAAGAAGGAGCGAGTGCTTTTTTGCTAAAATCAGCTGAACCGCAAAAATTAATTCAAGCTGTATATAGTTGTATGAGAGGCGGTATCGCAATTCATGAAGAAGTTGCTGCTAAAGTACTACCTCGCCTATTAAAGAAGGAGACCCGACTAGATGTCACTGTCCCGCTCTCCCCTCGAGAGCTATCAGTTACAAAATTAGTTGGCGAAGGAAAAACAAATAAAGAAATTGCTGCGGAACTTTATTTATCAATCGGAACGGTTAAAAATAATATTACACATATATTACACAAACTGGAATTAAGAGATCGCACACAATTAGCAATCTATGCAGTAAAACATCATTTATCTTAA
- a CDS encoding sensor histidine kinase: MKEFLLRISIFSIFWFGFIIESGSRSLLPAILFICALTIGSYFFLAVIKKPLLLYIGISLLIFFSYILNSNDENLYTALLLLYIHIESIYQLKTIHFRIFTAFHFILFLFIVISNNAQLEWLMFFSLVYFIALSLNNMVHNRKEQRNMYEELLGEFRKLKRASYETDRTARLEERTRIARDMHDSVGHKLTALQMQIEILSMQKTELDVSELKKLARESLEETRHAVKALKVEESEGIATVLNLIRKLESESHVFVQFTTKQRVLSAKLSNKQSVALYRVIQEALTNAMRHAHSKEIHVILGRSATGDLTFKISNRIHQQKPLQLGFGLSSMKERINELGGTVSIYQTENEFIISGTLPLKEKDRSC, translated from the coding sequence TTGAAAGAGTTTTTGTTACGTATTTCTATCTTTTCTATCTTTTGGTTTGGGTTTATTATTGAAAGCGGCAGCCGCTCCTTACTGCCTGCTATACTCTTTATTTGTGCGTTAACGATCGGGAGTTATTTCTTTTTAGCCGTTATTAAAAAACCACTTCTTTTATATATTGGCATATCTCTTCTTATTTTTTTTTCTTATATTTTAAATAGCAATGATGAAAATTTATATACTGCTTTACTATTGTTATACATTCATATAGAAAGTATTTATCAATTAAAAACAATTCATTTTCGAATTTTTACAGCCTTTCATTTTATTTTATTTCTCTTTATCGTGATCAGTAATAACGCTCAACTCGAATGGCTTATGTTCTTTAGTTTAGTTTATTTTATTGCGCTCTCTTTAAATAACATGGTTCATAACAGAAAAGAACAGCGAAACATGTACGAAGAGCTTCTCGGGGAATTTAGAAAACTAAAAAGAGCAAGTTATGAAACAGATCGAACTGCTAGACTTGAAGAAAGAACGAGAATTGCCCGAGATATGCATGATTCTGTAGGTCATAAATTAACAGCATTACAAATGCAGATTGAAATATTATCTATGCAAAAAACGGAACTAGATGTTTCTGAACTTAAAAAACTGGCACGGGAAAGCTTAGAGGAAACTAGGCATGCAGTAAAAGCATTAAAAGTTGAAGAAAGCGAAGGAATTGCTACTGTGTTAAATCTTATTCGAAAATTAGAGTCTGAAAGTCATGTTTTTGTCCAATTTACAACTAAGCAACGTGTCCTATCAGCAAAACTATCCAACAAACAAAGCGTTGCTCTTTATCGGGTCATTCAAGAAGCCCTAACAAATGCAATGCGGCATGCTCATTCAAAAGAAATCCATGTTATTTTAGGACGTTCTGCAACTGGTGATTTAACATTCAAAATTTCCAATCGTATTCATCAACAAAAACCATTGCAGCTCGGTTTTGGATTATCAAGCATGAAGGAAAGAATTAACGAGTTAGGCGGAACCGTAAGTATTTATCAAACCGAGAATGAATTTATTATAAGCGGAACATTACCTTTAAAGGAGAAAGATAGATCATGCTAA
- a CDS encoding ABC transporter permease: MMTQIVKKQWLLLFRNKQELIILLGMPLILISILGFSLGSFMNGETPDIKAKVALIEHGNEQKEIEQFINEIKNMNLPEKQKQAMIAGAKQIQPSHSLKNDVFGHKELKDHIELVIAKPSHFDKIKKDDHYDAVIEIPEKFTYNTLQTVFFNKKESRSTITLFRNEGNELASSIIEEILESFQNQFSTLTVLGAAGLLHEIHFSQEKTFEGTIESVTKREPINATVYYTIGMSVMFVLYIASSIGTYAFQEKQLHVFNRILLANISKWTYFSSIFISGMTLAFIQLMILYGVTALVYDVRWPNIPAFFTVCFMLSFAVGGMTVLLTSLTYNLNSELITNFFSSVIVTFFAFLGGSFFPSGELSNVIQFLGELTPNGAGMTAFLKLQQGYDLSDITGSLIFLTLFGLLMIVIAVISFPKRGETI, encoded by the coding sequence ATGATGACACAGATTGTTAAAAAACAATGGCTACTGCTGTTTCGTAATAAACAAGAGTTAATTATCCTTCTTGGAATGCCTCTTATATTAATTTCAATTTTAGGATTTTCATTGGGTAGTTTTATGAATGGTGAAACACCTGACATAAAAGCTAAAGTAGCCCTGATTGAACATGGAAATGAACAAAAAGAGATTGAGCAATTTATAAATGAAATAAAAAACATGAATCTACCTGAAAAACAGAAGCAAGCAATGATTGCTGGAGCAAAACAAATCCAGCCTTCCCACTCATTGAAAAATGATGTTTTCGGTCATAAAGAATTAAAAGATCATATAGAACTAGTCATTGCGAAGCCTTCACACTTTGACAAAATTAAAAAAGATGATCATTATGACGCAGTGATCGAAATTCCAGAAAAATTTACTTACAACACATTGCAAACCGTTTTCTTTAACAAAAAGGAGTCACGTTCGACAATAACTTTATTTAGGAATGAAGGAAATGAATTAGCATCATCAATAATTGAAGAAATATTAGAAAGCTTTCAAAACCAATTTTCTACGCTCACTGTTCTTGGAGCTGCCGGTCTCTTACATGAGATTCATTTTTCTCAAGAAAAAACTTTTGAAGGAACGATTGAATCAGTAACAAAAAGGGAGCCGATTAATGCAACCGTTTATTATACGATCGGAATGAGTGTCATGTTCGTTCTTTATATCGCTTCCAGTATCGGCACATATGCTTTTCAAGAAAAACAATTACATGTATTTAACCGTATTCTTCTAGCAAACATCTCAAAATGGACTTATTTTTCAAGTATATTTATTTCGGGGATGACGTTAGCCTTTATTCAATTAATGATTTTATATGGTGTTACCGCACTCGTCTATGATGTAAGGTGGCCGAATATCCCGGCATTTTTCACAGTCTGCTTTATGCTTAGTTTTGCAGTTGGGGGAATGACTGTTTTATTAACTTCGTTGACTTATAATTTAAATTCAGAGTTAATAACAAACTTTTTTTCTTCCGTTATCGTCACCTTTTTCGCATTTTTAGGAGGAAGCTTTTTTCCTTCTGGTGAATTATCAAATGTTATCCAATTTTTAGGCGAACTCACTCCTAATGGAGCAGGGATGACAGCCTTTTTGAAGCTACAACAAGGATACGATTTAAGTGATATTACAGGTTCTTTAATTTTCTTAACTTTATTTGGACTTTTAATGATTGTCATTGCTGTTATCAGTTTCCCAAAAAGGGGGGAAACAATATGA